CACAAATATCCTACTTTGCCTGTGACCTTCAAGCAGTCCCAGAATTCAGTAGGGGGACACGTGATagcccatttcacaggtgaggcaATCAAGGCTCGCAGGGGTCACGTCCTACACCAGCGGCCGTATAGCTGGTTTATGGTGCGGAGGGCTGCTGACTCCAAGCCCTACGCCCTTTCTCCGTGAGTCACCTCTGTACCCCCGCTCCCCTTTCTCACCAAATCTCAATTGTCCTTCTCCCATGGTGTCTCTCTGAGTCaccccttttcttcttcatctccacagctccctgctctgagcccGGACCCCACTCCTCATTCCACACCCAGCTGCTCTGTGCCCTCCACACCCCAAAACCCTGCTACCAAATCAGTGTGTCTGAGTCGAGCCTGTCATGGTACCCACCCCCTTCCCGGGCAACCTTAAACTCCTGTTGGAATGGACTCTTCCCTCGACACCTCCTGCTCTGAGCCCGGTCACCCGGTCCTCCTTGGAAGAGCCCAGACATGCCCCGTGAAAGCTTCCTCGGGGGTTACGGGAAGGCCAGCACAGGGATTTTGAGCCAAACCCTAAACCACAGCTTAGGAACACAAACTCCTAGCGCTTAGCAAAACCAGCTCCACCTCACCCACCTGAGTGGTGTCCAGCCTGGGAGCCGATCACACCTGCAGCCGGTGCTTCTCTTCTTAGGGGTGGAGTGTCGCCCCCTCCTGACGTCGCCGCCTTCTAGGAATAATAGCCCCTGGGATTGGGTTCTCGCCCTCTAGCTGATTCGCTCTCCGGCCTGGAGAGAAGTAGGTCTCGCAGACAAGTAGGTCTCGCAGACGGGGAATCGGGGAATCGCAGGCCCGAGTGGCTAAGGAGCTTGCCTGAGGTCAGCAAGCCGCGGCCGAGCTGGGCGTGGAACCTCAGGATTCGATTCCAGAGTCCAAGTTCTTAACAACTGGCTTATGCTGCTTTTCCAGAACGAGACGCCGAGAAGCAGGGGGTACGAGAGCAGTAAGGGACCCGGGACGCCGTCTAGGCCAAACTTCACGTATCGGCTGAGAGCTGGAGGGAGCTTGCTCCTGGTAGAGTAAAACAAGCCAACGGTGCCACTGAAATTACATTTAGAGCTTAAAAACCAAATCGAGACATTTAGATGATCATGCAATAGAAGTCAAAGGTCATCTCACTTGTCAGGAAGGTCCACTAACAACATGTTACTTAGAAATACTCGTTGAAGGCTGGGAATGGGCTCCCCACGCCGAGCTCCTGGAGTCTGAGGCCCCCAAGGGCCGCGCAGGGGTGGAGGCAGCGTGTGGGAAGCTCATACCCTCCCGCTCTGCACCGATCGGAGCATTTCTCCCTTCGTCTGTTTTGCAAATGGGGATATGCTTGTGTTTGGTTTTGCTGTCAAAATGTGTTGGGTACCCCCACTTGCTCATGCCCAGAGCCCTCCCTCCTGCGCCCCCTGAAGGTAGGAGTCCCAGCTCTCACTGtcccccctccccgaccccctgccccttcctgaaATGCTGCCGGGCCCTCTGCTGCAGAGTCTCTGATCACCAGCTTGGCTCTGGCTCCCCAAAGAGTGACTCAGGCCCAGGAGGCCCAGTGACAGTGACTGAGGACCAGGGAGGGCGGGGGCGCTTCTCACAGCACACACCGGCTTTGGGGCCGAGTGAAAGGCCCTGGGATCCCTGTAATCCCCGGCTGAATGCGAGGGCTCGCCTCCCTCGCCTCCCTCGCCCAGAAAGCCCAAGGCAAACACACCTTCCCACCCGCTCCACACCCCTGTCAGCTGCTCATCCTCTTTGATAAGATCAGGAACAGCTGCCAGAGGAGGAAGGGTCacagagggcaggaggggaggctgTAGGGGTGGGATGGGGACCAGCTTGCAGCCATTGCAGTCTGCGAGGTCACCTTGTCCAGTCTCCTGGTCCCACCCCGGGCGGGCAGGAGGCATTTCTCCCTTTTCCAGGGAAAACTCCTTGCTGTCTCTCTCACTTCAAGGGTTAGATCCCTGTGCAGAGTGAGGGCGTGTCTACCTTCAGTTTCTCAGGCTGCAGTTTGAGGGGCTTGTGAACTTCTGGCAATTCTGGCTATTAATAAGGCCACAGAATATGGCTCTAGTCTAGACCTTTCTTCctgtttgctttgggtttatCGTAGGATTTGTAATTAAGTTAATTTGGATTTGCTTAATTGAAGGACATGGAATCGGGCCCTCGGGACAACATCCTACCTTGTTGGATACTTGCGAGGACAGGGCCACATAAAGTGAGCAACCAATCATGTGACGAAAGCAAGGAcagaaggagcagaggcagcTCTGCAGAACGTGCCCCGGGCTGGTCGAGACCCTGTTGCTGCTCTGGTGGGTCATAGCTATGGGTTTGCAGACGTGGCcatatgctttatttatttttttccccctgcaggtATTGTGTGGGGCAGATGTGAAGCACCGTGGTGCAGAGTTAAGGTCACGGGCTTTGCAGTTAGAGACGCCTGGCTTCCCCCTGCCATCACCTCCTAGCTGCGTGAGCTCAGACGAGTTAcgtgacctctctgggcctccgcGTCTGCAGCTCTGAGCAGAGCAACACCTCCTCAGGGTTATTGTGAGCAACGAACGTTCTGAGAAAAGCCCTCCGTGTCCAGCACATAAAGGCAGCTCTGGATGAGAGTCCCTTCTAACGgcctttctcttgttttatttttttaatctcaggaTGGTATGTGCCTCCGTTTAGCATTAGCTTTATGAGGAGTGCCTCAATGGGGAAGTACCCACAGGCACAAAATTAGACTGATTATAGATTATTTATTATCCCCCCCACCCTCAAATCCCTTCCACACCCACCTGCTTTCTGTTTCAGGCTCCGGGCATGAGTGGACACCCCTCTAGGTACAACACATCGCATCATTTTCTCCTAGCATTGGAGTGTCACGGCCACAGACTACAAGACCCAGCGGATGCATCAGAAGCCACCTTGGGGCTTGAGCTTTGCAGATACAAGCCTTCCTCCTAGCCCATGGGAGTTCTCATCACCGCAAGAGAATGGGGTGGTGAGTGGGAGGTGCAGAGACCCGGGTCGggtgtgggaggggtgggggtggccagggTCTGAGCTCCGGGCCCTCCCTCAGGCTGCGATCTTGGTGGCCTCCCCATCTCCTCTCGGGGCAGGACAGCTGGGAATCAGACCTCGGCTTCCCAAGGGGGTGGTGCAGACAGAGACGCCTGGCTTCCCACTGCCATCACCTCCTAGCTGCGTGAGCTCAGACAAGTTACgggacctctctgggcctcagtgtctgCAGCTCTAAACTGAGCAGAGCAACACCTCTTTCTCAGCTCTTTGCCAGGTCTCCTCTGCTCCCATAGCTGCAGCCCCAGATACCTGCAGTAaccccaccttccctcccagcCGCGCCCCCGCCTGGGGTCAAGGTGGGAGTCAGCAGACCCTGGGATACCAGTGCCCTCAGGGCCCCCTTGACCTGAATGGTCAATTCAGCCAGGTTTGTTCAGGTGCCCAATTCTGGATTGGCTgctgtagaaattaaacaactgGTCTCATCCCAGGCAGGATGACACAGTGAGAGGCTGGGGGTGCAGAGCCTTTGGGAGCAGACTGatatgagttcaagtcctgactCCACCACGTGCGACTGCATGACCCCCGGGGAACTTTTAGGAAGGCAGGGTGGTGTCGTGTGTATAAAGCACTCAGCACGGGGCTGGCACAAAGCTGGTCCTCAGTAAATACTCACTGAAAGAGGGACTGAAGGTTCTACTGCATTCCTTGTAGGAGGTGGTCCTGGCTCTAAGATGCTCACTTACTACAGGTGGATGGACTATCCATTGGGCTTTCTTCCACGGACCTTCGATAGAGCCTGGGGCTTCCTGGCCTTGCTGTCACAGCTCCTCCACCTGCCCTCCATCTatttagagggcacctgggtagggCAAGTGGAGCTGAGCAAAGGTGGAAGTGGGGGATGCTGAGGGTGGGGTACAGACCAGATGTAGAGGTAAGAGGAGGGCCGGGAGAGGGgttgagggtgggagtggggaggggagagagctcCGAGCCAGTCCAGTCCTCCTAGTAGCCCCATCCCCAAGAACTGGATCCACTGACCTACCTCTTTGCACCCCATGGGTCCTGCCTTTTCTCTTTGCAAGGGGGAAGAGCTGGTCATTTCTGTCGTGGCCAGCTTCCAGGTGGTCAGGGTCAGCTCGAGCCTATGGGAATTGCCCAGGCCCTGATCACTGCTATTCCCCGGATTTGGAATGGCAGTTTTATTAGGGCTTTAGAAGACGGGGAAGGGCTGCAGATTTGTCTAGTTTTTCATCCTAAGCAGCAGTGGCAAAGTCTGGGCAGGCTAAGAATGAATGCCCACTGACctacactgtgccaggcactgcgaGGACGTAAGAGGCAGGTGTCCCTTTATAGATGAGAGGATGGGTTGAATGAGTTCAGCTGGTTAGTGGCCACAGGTGGGATTTGAACACAGATCCATGCCACCCAGTGGAGAAGAATGTAAGCGAGGGCTTAAAACTAGGactttgcatttaaaaacattgctCTGAGAAGGTGCTCGTGGGTTTTGCTACTCTGCCAAAGGGATCCTGAGCACCAAACGGGTTACAGACTCCTGCCCTGAATGCTGAGACCGTTAGGGGAAAGCAGAACATGCTCTGTCCTGGGGAAGCCAAGCAAACGTTTGGGCAGCAAATGGAGCAGCGGGGCATGCCCGACGGGGACCTAGACTGGAGAACACTGATCTAGAATCCTCCAAACAGACACCCAAACAGAGGCCGGAGAAGGAACATGAGTTCCTTCTTATGAGTTCCTCAGTCCCCAGCTCCGCAATGGGCACGAAGTAGGTTCTCAACAACTGTGTCAGGTCGAGGTGAATCTTGATCTAGGTTTGGGAGGCTTCATAGGCTGGAATACGGATTTCTTCTTTTGTAGGTGCACATGGGGCTGAGCGCAGATGGGGGATTAATAATGCTGGTGATCAATATAGGTGCAGCTTCCGACAGTTTACAATGATCATAATCTCACTGCATCTGGAGAGGGGGTGAAGGCAAATATTcgtattatttctcatttctggGTGAAGCAACTGAACCCCAGACAGTGACGTGCTCAGGTTTGCAGAGCACGTATGAGTGGGCAATGCCCTGGAATCCAGGCCCTCTGCTTCCAGACTCGTGGAGGGAGAGGACGGGTGATAGGTCATCTCATGTGGAGCTGggggcccgcagggaggctgcCGAGATGGTGCGCTGGGTGGCAGGCCcgaggggctgggcctgggcagaGGCCTGTGATTCAGGAGGCCCTGGGGCACTCGTTGAGGCTCTCCCGAAGAGGAGTGTGTTGGGATCCTGTAAACTGTGCCCTCGGAATGACATCTGAAGGTGTGTTGTGACATACTCAGCAGGTACGAGAAGGATGGGCCTGTGCCAAAGGCCAAGCCCAGAGATGTttcagatttttccctttatgcCCCTGCAACCAAGCCCTGCTGCTCCAGCGCATATAagaggccggggctggggccgcaGCACTCACGGCCTGGCCCCCGGCGCTCCTCGAGGCTCCAGCTCGCTCTCCCCGCACCATGATCGCCAGACAGCAGGGCACCCGCGGCTCCCGGGCCTTCAGCTGCGGCTCCGCCGTGGTCGGAGGGGGCAGGCGGGCCGCATTCAGCTCGGCCTCTGTGTCTGGGGGCGCGGGCCGCTGCTCCTCGGGGGGCTTCGGCAGCAGGAGCCTCTACAGCCTTGGGGGCAGGAAGAGCATCTCCATGAGCGTGGCTGGGGCCCGCCAAGGCGCTGGCCTTGGGGCTGCTGCCGGTTTTGGTGCCGGCAGCTTCGGGGCAGGTTTTGGAGCCGGCAACTTCGGTGGTGGATTTGGGGGTTCCTTCAGTGGACGGGGTGGCCCTGGCTTCCCCGTGTGCCCTGCCGGAGGGATCCAGGAGGTTACCATCAACCAGAGCCTGCTGACCCCCCTCCACGTGGAGATCGACCCCGAGATCCAGAAGGTCCGGACGGAGGAGCGCGAGCAGATCAAGACGCTCAACAACAAGTTCGCCTCCTTCATCGACAAGGTGAGCTCCCCTCGGCCACAGGTGCTCGAAGCCGAAGCCCCGGGCTCCCGAGTGCTGGGATCTCAGACCTGGGCCTGCCGCAGGGGTGCAAACCACtgagcttctctgggcctctgtgttcCAGCTGTTAAAGGGGGGGTCCTTCCCCCAAGTCTTTCTCTTGGGAAGTGGCTGGTGGGCAGGCAGGCTGCTCAGACCAGCGCGATGTTTGGAGTCTTCCTAGATGTGCCTTGTGATACTCTGCAAGTCGCTCAGCTTTTCTGAATCCAGGCATCCCAGCGATAAAGTGGGTTCATTATTTCCCTGCTCTTtctcagattttctgtttcagaaGTAGCAtggttaataatttaataattaactaaaattaatCATAGTTGAGATAGTAATTTAACTATTGGCACTTTTGTCGTCAGAGCAGAAGAAAACCAGGCTGGTTTCCCAAACGAAAAAGGGACCATCGCCAATGGCAGATTCTGGGTTCCTATAAGACCTTGGAGGGTCATCTCCTTCATCCTCTTGACTCTGGGCAAAATTGCTCATTTCTGATTCTGTTTGGAGAGAGGAGGGGTTGGGTGTCTCCTTTGCTTTTTGTGATCCAACATCCTTTCCCATGCAGTGTCTATTGCAATAGGATGGATGATAACAAGCAGCTCAGCCCCGATTACCGAGTCACCTGGAGATTAATGAGTGAGTGGATGAGTATAGCCACTCAGCCAAGGATGCCCTGGCTCTTCGTGCATCAGTCTTAGTCCTCTAAGATGTGTGGGGCAAGACTAAAGAGTCTCGAAGTGACTGAGTGGAAGTGTTTGCTCTCCTGGATAGTCGAGTAAACCTTCAGTAGCTTAAAGAGGCTTTATGTGTGGTGACTCCAGGACATACAGATATAGAAGCAAGACCCCGGGTTTGGTGCTTCCTTGTCTCCTCTCCCCTCATCTCACCTTTTGGGTTCAAAGTGTGATCGGTCACCCTGACCTGCTTTCCTTTCAGCTCTGAAGCACATAAAGTGGGAATATCATGCTAAGCTAAGCTGCTACCCTGGTTTATCTGGTTAGATGTcttcacagagagagggagagttcCGGGAAGTCCCCTTGCAGGGTGAGCCTGGCTGAGACTCAGAATGTGTCTTGGGCCTTGATCTTAACTACTTAGACTCAATCATGCACAGGTTTATAAAAGAGACACACCAggtccatttatttaaaaagttgtcaGTGAATTTATCACTCCTTTGCCTTGGGTCAGGATCACTTTGAATGCGAGAGTCCCCAGACTGTGGTTGTATCTcctagttttgtttattttattatttcctagaaGGTCAATGTTCTTGTCGGCACCTCACCCCAGGGTCTCTGGATCGCTGTGGTCAAGAGGACATACTTGCTACATAGTCAGGCCCTATTGCTCTGGCTGTTGCTCCATCTTCTACAACACGTGTGGCCCATTTGCTGCCTCGGAGCAGCACCACCATGTTGACCCCAGTGGATGGTGCCTGGAGTTGCAACATGGTGGCCCTGCTTGCATGGCTCTTGGGTGACCTGGGTGGCCTTGGCTGGTCCTCCTGCCAAAGCTTCAGGCCCTCATTGATTGGTGCCTTTTTAAAACATAGGTGCGGTTCTTAGAGCAACAGAATAAGGTCTTGGAGACCAAGTGGAGCCTCCTCCAGCAGCAGACGACCACCACATCCAGCAAAAACCTTGAGCCCCTCTTTGAGGCCTACATCAGTGCCCTGAGGAAGCAGTTGGATACCTTGGTCAATGACAAAGGACGCCTGCAGTCTGAGTTGAAGACCACACAGGACAGCGTGGAGGACTTCAAGACCAAGTATGTGTGGAGGATAGAGGGATGCCACCTGAAAAAGTCTGCCCAGCCATGCCCCAGGGTCCCTGGGCTCCTGTCCAGTCATTTAGAATCCCAGGCTCTGAAGAGATTCCAAAAGGGTCAGAAAGGTTTTCTAGTTTGTTCCCCTGCATCTACATGGGCCCTTTTTAATGAGGGGAGGCCCAGTAACCCTAAGTTGCCCCAAGTAGAAAATTCTTGATACATTCAGGGAGTTGGGCTTGCCGTATACAAGATCAGAGACCATCCAGATGAGAAGTGGTGGACAGCATGGTCAGAAGAACACAGATTGTAGACAGATGGACCTTGTTTGGATACTGATTCCTCCACTTACGAGCTTTGTGCTTTTGTGTAacttgcttaacctctctgagctttattcttatttatctctaaaatgaggatagtaaCTCTAGTTCTTGAGAATTAgatgaaattaaatgagattgaGAAAGCAGGTAGCATAGCACTGGACATATAATGAGCATTTAATGCACAGTAGCTCTTATTATGCTCACTATGGGATGGGGCTGAGAAAATGCCAACCTCCTCTCTCAATTCACTCTCACACCAAAGAGAGCTGGAGTGTTGGCAGCATCCTCGAGAACTCAATCCACCAAACAGATGGCCCTTCTATAGAAATAAAACCGACCAGGTTGTGGCTGGTTGTCCTCCTCACATCTTGTCTCTTGAAAACGGTCTTTATAGTTTGATTTTCACTTCTCTGAATAAACCAGGGTCTAGATCAGTATTTCATATATGTAATTAATAAATGTAAGTTGAATGAATATTtgtatgaaaatgagaaaatgtggcCAATTACCTGGATATGTCCaaataggtgttttttttttaaaatattttatttgttcattcatgagagatacaggcagagggaggaaacaggctccatgcagggagcctgatgtgggactcgatcccaggaccccgggatcacgccctgagctgaaggcagttgctcaatcactgaaccacccaggcatccagttAGGTGTTTGAAACGTAGCAGCAAGAGAACCGGGAAACACTAGCTCATTGTGGGGCGTCTGTCTTCTCCTTCCCATCCCTACCCCCAGGTATGAAGATGAGATCAACAAGCGTGCAGCTGCAGAGAATGACTTTGTGGTCCTCAAGAAggtaagagaggaaggaggggagggagaggctgtgAGGGTGCCCCTTCCCTTGGGAGTGGCCTTTGGTTTAAACCATGGATTTGGTCCATCCTGGCCTCACTTTTACCCCACTTGGTACTATCCAGATCTATGTGGTCAAAGGAGTGGGTAACTGAACCACACCCCAAGGAATTGAGGTTGGGGAAAAAAGTCCATTTGGATAATTAACTTCCATTTCTGCAGCTGGCTTTAGGGCAGAGTATGTCAAATGATTAGTCCTTTGCCACCTTGCCTGGTGCCGAGACTACCTTTGTGCATCACTTAACACTCCCCTGCCCTTATTGTAATTTCTGTACCTTGTCTCTTCTGTCTCCTGTGCAGGATGTGGACGCTGCCTACATGAACAAGGTGGAGCTGGAGGCCAAGGTGGATGCTCTGAATGATGAGATCAACTTCTTAAGGGTCCTCTTTGCTGCGGTGAGGACTCCATCCCCCTGCATTGGAAGAATGGAATCCCATATCTTCACAGATATGTTGTGGGAATTCACAGTTCTTTGAAAGGACCCCAGCTCCCTAACTTGCTGAGGATGCTCTTAGCAAGGTCATAGGTCAAAAGAGTTAAAGTGAGAGACTCACCCAGGAGGTTTTCAAAACCAGATGTTGTCTTAGAGGGGTGATTAGATCTGAAGGTTGCATGGGATAGAGTTTCTTGTTGTCTAGCATTTCCTTGGTGAAAGGAATCTATTCCATTCCCTTTGGTTTAAtgcactgagcacctactaacATGGGGTAGCTTATGGATCCCAGAGAGCAGTAAAGACTAGAAACATTACTTTTCTGTCTTGAAATGTCACCAATCAGTTGATTTCTACATAGAAACTTACCATTCTCCCCCCTCCCTACACACTGGGATGCCAGCTCTGCTTCCATCTGAGCCTGTGGCATTGATTTTTGACCACAGTAGATTTCTGGTGTCAGAGATTAGGGGAGACTCTCTGGGGCACCTGACATGAGACATTTTCCCTGCAGGAGCTGTCCCAGATGCAGACACACGTCTCAGACACATCCGTGGTCCTGTCCCTGGACAACAACCGGGACCTGGATTTGGACAGTATCATTGCTGAGGTCCGGGCCCAGTATGAGGAGATTGCCCAGAAGAGCAAGGCTGAGGCTGAAGCGCTGTACCAGACCAAGGTGCGTGTCAGGGATCTCTTAGGAGATGGTTTCTGGGGCTCTGCTTTTGGTGTCTGTGAGCAGGTGATCATCATCTCAAGCCCAAGAGAAGTCAGAGATGAATTGACCTTCCAGGCATTGCTGATCCTGGTCTGATTTGAGATTGCTTGACAGTTTATATTATCCCTGACGCCTGTGCCTATTACTGAGCTCACTTGAGAATAGACCCTACTCAAATGTCTCTGACCCCTTGTTCCCTGTGTTTTCCTGGATATTAGGTCCAGCAGCTCCAGATCTCCGTTGACCAACATGGTGACAACCTGAAGAATACCAAGAATGAGATCTCAGAGCTCAACAGGATGATCCAGAGGCTGCGGGCTGAGATTGAGAATGTCAAGAAGCAGGTAAGTGTCACCATTTTCTGGCCATGGTACGAGGTCAAGGGCCTAAGAGAGGTCTACACAATAGACAAGAAGATCAGGCATTGGGCCAGAAGATCCTGAGCTTGCATGCAGGGGATTTGTGATTCCTTATAAAAGCCACACCCAGGTCTTTTCAGCAATGCCCTACTTAACCTGATATGACACCCACATAAATAAGGTTTCTTGTCTCTTCTTCATTGGTTTTTGCTCATCTTCATCTAATCAGCCTGGTGGGGACATTGGTGGGCCCTGGCTGGAGTAAATGAAATGCATAAGAGTAAAGCAGGTGAGGAGTAGGACAGACAGCACCCTCACATCTTAGCTCAGGAAGAACCGGGACAGGACAGGGGATAGATGGCAGGGCCTTGACAGCAGGACACTGATGATTGCCTGCTCAATGCTGTCATCTACAGTGCCAGACTCTGCAAACATCGGTGGCTGATGCGGAGCAGCGTGGGGAGCTGGCCCTCAAAGACGCCCAGAGCAAGTACAAAGAGCTGGAGGCCGCCCTGCACCAGGCCAAGGAGGAGCTGGCCCGGATGCTGCGCGAGTACCAGGAGCTCCTGAGCGTGAAGCTGGCCCTGGATGTGGAGATCGCCACCTACCGCAAGCTGCTGGAGGGCGAGGAGAGCAGGTGGGATAGGGAAGGCaagagcaggagtgggagggagggagagaccccAGCACCAGGAGTTTGCACCCTGCTGGGCCATCTGCTGCAGCGCCGCACAGGTGCATTACGATCCAGCGCGGTGTAGATACCAGGTTCACACGCAGTCCTTTAATTTGGCTGCGTAAGGATGGGATAGGTGCTCGAGGGCTGCTTAT
This region of Vulpes vulpes isolate BD-2025 chromosome 8, VulVul3, whole genome shotgun sequence genomic DNA includes:
- the KRT4 gene encoding keratin, type II cytoskeletal 4: MIARQQGTRGSRAFSCGSAVVGGGRRAAFSSASVSGGAGRCSSGGFGSRSLYSLGGRKSISMSVAGARQGAGLGAAAGFGAGSFGAGFGAGNFGGGFGGSFSGRGGPGFPVCPAGGIQEVTINQSLLTPLHVEIDPEIQKVRTEEREQIKTLNNKFASFIDKVRFLEQQNKVLETKWSLLQQQTTTTSSKNLEPLFEAYISALRKQLDTLVNDKGRLQSELKTTQDSVEDFKTKYEDEINKRAAAENDFVVLKKDVDAAYMNKVELEAKVDALNDEINFLRVLFAAELSQMQTHVSDTSVVLSLDNNRDLDLDSIIAEVRAQYEEIAQKSKAEAEALYQTKVQQLQISVDQHGDNLKNTKNEISELNRMIQRLRAEIENVKKQCQTLQTSVADAEQRGELALKDAQSKYKELEAALHQAKEELARMLREYQELLSVKLALDVEIATYRKLLEGEESRMSGECQSAMSISVVGGSASAGGISGGLGSCSGFGLGSGFGSGSGSGFGFGGGVCGSSGSKIVSTTTLTKRSHR